The following are from one region of the Vulpes vulpes isolate BD-2025 chromosome 14, VulVul3, whole genome shotgun sequence genome:
- the ZFAND6 gene encoding AN1-type zinc finger protein 6 isoform X1, giving the protein MAQETNHSQVPMLCSTGCGFYGNPRTNGMCSVCYKEHLQRQNSSNGRISPPAASVSTLSESLPVQCTDGSVADAQLPLDSMSASVQPSPVSNQSLLSESVASSQVDSTSVDKAVPETEDLQASVSDTAQQPSEEQSKSLEKPKQKKNRCFMCRKKVGLTGFECRCGNVYCGVHRYSDVHNCSYNYKADAAEKIRKENPVVVGEKIQKI; this is encoded by the exons ATGGCTCAAGAAACTAATCACAGCCAAGTGCCTATGCTTTGTTCCACTGGCTGCGGATTTTATGGAAACCCTCGTACAAATGGCATGTGTTCAGTATGCTATAAAGAACATCTTCAAAGACAGAATAGTAGTAATGGTAGAATAAGCCCACCTG CAGCTTCTGTCAGTACTCTGTCTGAATCTTTACCCGTCCAGTGCACAGACGGCAGTGTCGCGGATGCTCAGTTACCACTAGACTCCATGTCTGCATCTGTGCAGCCAAG cCCTGTATCAAATCAGTCACTTTTATCAGAATCTGTAGCATCTTCCCAAGTGGACAGTACATCTGTGGACAAAGCAGTACCTGAAACAGAAGACCTGCAAG CTTCAGTATCAGATACGGCACAGCAGCCATCTGAAGAGCAAAGCAAGTCTcttgaaaaaccaaaacaaaaaaagaatcgcTGTTTCATGTGCAGGAAGAAAGTGGGACTTACTG GGTTTGAATGCCGGTGTGGAAATGTTTACTGTGGTGTACACCGTTACTCCGATGTACACAATTGCTCTTACAATTACAAAGCTGATGCTGctgagaaaatcagaaaagaaaatccagtagTTGTTGGTGAAAAGATCCAGAAGATTTGA
- the ZFAND6 gene encoding AN1-type zinc finger protein 6 isoform X2: MAQETNHSQVPMLCSTGCGFYGNPRTNGMCSVCYKEHLQRQNSSNGRISPPASVSTLSESLPVQCTDGSVADAQLPLDSMSASVQPSPVSNQSLLSESVASSQVDSTSVDKAVPETEDLQASVSDTAQQPSEEQSKSLEKPKQKKNRCFMCRKKVGLTGFECRCGNVYCGVHRYSDVHNCSYNYKADAAEKIRKENPVVVGEKIQKI, translated from the exons ATGGCTCAAGAAACTAATCACAGCCAAGTGCCTATGCTTTGTTCCACTGGCTGCGGATTTTATGGAAACCCTCGTACAAATGGCATGTGTTCAGTATGCTATAAAGAACATCTTCAAAGACAGAATAGTAGTAATGGTAGAATAAGCCCACCTG CTTCTGTCAGTACTCTGTCTGAATCTTTACCCGTCCAGTGCACAGACGGCAGTGTCGCGGATGCTCAGTTACCACTAGACTCCATGTCTGCATCTGTGCAGCCAAG cCCTGTATCAAATCAGTCACTTTTATCAGAATCTGTAGCATCTTCCCAAGTGGACAGTACATCTGTGGACAAAGCAGTACCTGAAACAGAAGACCTGCAAG CTTCAGTATCAGATACGGCACAGCAGCCATCTGAAGAGCAAAGCAAGTCTcttgaaaaaccaaaacaaaaaaagaatcgcTGTTTCATGTGCAGGAAGAAAGTGGGACTTACTG GGTTTGAATGCCGGTGTGGAAATGTTTACTGTGGTGTACACCGTTACTCCGATGTACACAATTGCTCTTACAATTACAAAGCTGATGCTGctgagaaaatcagaaaagaaaatccagtagTTGTTGGTGAAAAGATCCAGAAGATTTGA